In one Limosilactobacillus oris genomic region, the following are encoded:
- a CDS encoding GntR family transcriptional regulator, whose product MADLVYRSVMRDIKQKILKNQYAGMRLPDERSLSETYGVSRSSIKRALGILAQQGIIFKKRGSGTFINPLYLKNQSLFHYEGSNLGITDSFQLDGKKQSIRLLDYQVVPANADIQEELFLSNTDFVYQIKRLRLIDDQPFMIETGFIPIKIVPTLSPAVVNSSIFNYLEDTKGKRVTKSFTTISVSPSTADDQKLLELKPTEPVAVMDGVFFLDDGTPFEVSSMRIHYRYMRYSTFINLDQEG is encoded by the coding sequence ATGGCAGATTTAGTATACCGCTCTGTAATGCGCGATATAAAACAAAAAATCTTGAAAAATCAGTATGCGGGGATGCGCCTGCCTGACGAACGGAGCCTGAGTGAAACCTATGGGGTAAGCCGGAGCTCCATCAAACGCGCGCTCGGCATCCTGGCCCAGCAGGGGATTATCTTTAAAAAACGGGGGTCGGGGACCTTCATTAACCCCCTCTACCTCAAAAATCAATCCCTCTTCCACTACGAAGGCAGTAATCTCGGGATTACCGACAGTTTCCAGCTAGACGGTAAGAAGCAGAGCATCCGGCTGCTTGACTACCAGGTTGTCCCAGCCAACGCGGACATCCAGGAAGAGCTTTTTCTCAGCAACACCGACTTTGTTTACCAGATTAAACGACTGCGCTTGATTGACGACCAGCCCTTTATGATTGAGACTGGCTTTATTCCGATTAAGATCGTGCCGACCCTTTCCCCGGCCGTGGTTAACAGTTCGATTTTCAACTACTTAGAGGATACCAAGGGCAAACGGGTCACCAAGTCCTTTACGACCATCAGTGTGTCACCATCGACAGCTGACGACCAAAAACTGTTGGAGTTGAAACCAACGGAGCCGGTTGCGGTAATGGATGGGGTCTTTTTCCTTGACGACGGAACCCCATTTGAGGTTTCCAGTATGCGGATTCACTACCGTTATATGCGGTATAGTACTTTTATCAACCTGGACCAGGAAGGCTAA
- the ybaK gene encoding Cys-tRNA(Pro) deacylase, whose protein sequence is MSKKNKKSKLKKTQVEQILDKNKIAYQQAEFPTHQDGDVRTMTVDHTGIDEHTIYKTLVLTGNATGPLVGVIPVDTHLDEKKLAKVSGNKKVNMVPLKNLLKTTGYVHGANTPVGIYEKFQYPIFIDQSAREQGNIYVSSGKIGRSVQLNAEDLAQLVHAEFADLQQAHFNG, encoded by the coding sequence ATGAGTAAAAAGAACAAAAAAAGCAAATTAAAAAAGACCCAAGTCGAACAAATCCTCGATAAAAACAAAATCGCCTACCAGCAAGCTGAGTTCCCTACCCACCAGGATGGGGACGTCCGCACAATGACGGTGGATCACACCGGGATTGATGAGCATACCATCTATAAGACCCTAGTCCTGACCGGAAACGCCACCGGCCCGCTCGTCGGAGTCATCCCCGTTGATACCCACCTCGATGAAAAAAAGCTGGCGAAGGTTTCCGGTAACAAAAAGGTCAACATGGTCCCGTTGAAGAACCTGCTCAAGACTACCGGTTACGTCCACGGGGCCAACACCCCGGTCGGTATTTACGAAAAGTTCCAATACCCGATCTTTATCGACCAGTCAGCCCGGGAGCAGGGGAACATCTACGTTTCATCCGGCAAAATCGGCCGGTCAGTACAGCTCAATGCTGAAGACCTCGCCCAGCTTGTCCACGCAGAATTCGCCGACTTGCAGCAGGCCCATTTCAACGGTTAG